One Streptomyces hundungensis DNA segment encodes these proteins:
- a CDS encoding beta-N-acetylhexosaminidase yields MDIDHLIPAPTRTHPTHPTPTHLTPTTTLHTTPETSPLAPLLRGTIGVATGLPLADGGVGAERVVLRVRAEIGGRHGPEAYRLSTDRSHEDATVLIEGGTPAGVFRGIQTLRQLLGPDAFRRAPVEPGRRRRRWALPQVTVEDHPRFAWRGLMLDVARHFMPKDGVLRYLDLIAAHKLNVFHFHLTDDQGWRIEIKRYPRLTEVGAWRGRTKWGHRASPLWDEKPHGGYYTQDDIREIVAYAAERHIRVVPEIDLPGHSQAAIAAYPELGNTDVIDTASLSVWDTWGVNPNVLAPTDTTLRFYEGVLEEVLDLFPEDVSPFIHIGGDECPKEQWQKSDVAQERIRELGLAGENELQSWVIRHFDTWLSARGRRLIGWDEILEGGLAPGAAVSSWRGYGAGIAAAEAGHDVVMCPEQYVYLDHRQAAGADEPVPIGFVRTLEDVYRFEPVPPQLDPEAAAHILGTQANVWTEVMENQSRVDYQVFPRLAAFAEVAWSALPAPADRDFADFERRMTVHYKRLDALGVDYRPPTGPLPWQQRPSVLGRPIEGAPPNR; encoded by the coding sequence ATGGACATCGACCACCTCATCCCCGCCCCCACCCGCACCCACCCCACCCACCCCACCCCCACCCACCTCACCCCCACCACCACCCTCCACACCACCCCCGAAACCTCCCCCCTCGCCCCCCTCTTGAGGGGAACCATCGGGGTCGCGACAGGGCTCCCCCTCGCGGACGGCGGTGTCGGGGCCGAGCGGGTCGTGTTGCGGGTCAGGGCGGAGATCGGCGGGCGGCACGGCCCCGAGGCGTACCGGCTCTCCACCGACCGCTCCCACGAGGACGCCACCGTGCTCATCGAGGGCGGCACCCCCGCAGGCGTCTTCCGCGGGATCCAGACCCTGCGGCAGCTACTCGGCCCCGACGCCTTCCGCAGGGCTCCCGTCGAGCCGGGCCGCCGCCGGCGGCGCTGGGCGCTGCCGCAGGTCACCGTCGAGGACCACCCCCGCTTCGCCTGGCGCGGCCTCATGCTCGACGTGGCGCGGCACTTCATGCCGAAGGACGGCGTGCTGCGCTACCTCGACCTCATCGCCGCCCACAAGCTCAACGTCTTCCACTTCCACCTCACCGACGACCAGGGGTGGCGGATCGAGATCAAGCGCTACCCACGGCTCACCGAGGTCGGCGCGTGGCGCGGGCGGACCAAGTGGGGGCACCGCGCCTCGCCCCTGTGGGACGAGAAACCGCACGGCGGGTACTACACCCAGGACGACATCCGCGAGATCGTCGCCTACGCCGCCGAGCGCCATATTCGCGTCGTTCCCGAGATCGACCTCCCGGGACACTCGCAGGCCGCCATCGCCGCGTACCCTGAACTCGGCAACACCGACGTCATCGACACCGCCTCCCTCTCCGTCTGGGACACCTGGGGCGTCAATCCGAACGTACTCGCCCCCACCGACACCACCCTCCGCTTCTACGAAGGGGTGTTGGAGGAGGTGCTCGACCTCTTCCCCGAGGACGTCTCGCCCTTCATCCACATCGGCGGCGACGAGTGCCCCAAGGAGCAGTGGCAGAAGTCGGACGTCGCGCAGGAGCGGATCCGCGAACTCGGGCTCGCCGGTGAGAACGAGCTCCAGTCCTGGGTCATCCGGCACTTCGACACCTGGCTCAGCGCCCGTGGACGCCGACTCATCGGCTGGGACGAGATCCTGGAGGGCGGGCTCGCACCCGGCGCCGCCGTCTCGTCCTGGCGCGGATACGGCGCGGGGATCGCCGCCGCCGAGGCCGGGCACGACGTCGTGATGTGCCCCGAGCAGTACGTGTACCTCGACCACCGGCAGGCCGCGGGCGCCGACGAGCCCGTGCCCATCGGGTTCGTCCGCACCCTGGAGGACGTCTATCGCTTCGAGCCCGTTCCGCCTCAGCTCGATCCCGAGGCCGCCGCCCACATCCTGGGCACTCAGGCCAATGTCTGGACCGAGGTGATGGAGAACCAGTCCCGCGTCGACTACCAGGTGTTCCCCCGTCTCGCCGCCTTCGCCGAGGTCGCCTGGAGCGCACTGCCCGCCCCCGCCGACCGGGACTTCGCCGACTTCGAGCGCCGAATGACCGTCCACTACAAGCGCCTTGACGCGCTCGGCGTCGACTACCG
- a CDS encoding carbohydrate ABC transporter permease, protein MTALFAVRIRRPGRLIAEGAALLVAAVVAFPLYWMALSAFKPAGEVQSSHPRPWTLAPSLDSFRRVFSQQDFGRYFLNSLIVAGSVVLLSALIAFLAATAVTRFRFRFRTTLLIMFLVAQMVPVEALTIPLFFLMRDLGQLNTLGSLILPHLAFSLPFAIWMLRGFVKGVPVALEEAAALDGASRTRFLWQILFPLVFPGLVATSVFSFISAWNDFLFARSFIISDTSQSTLPMALLVFFKPDENDWGGIMAASTVMTVPVLVFFVLVQRRLVSGFGGALK, encoded by the coding sequence CTGACCGCCCTTTTCGCGGTACGGATCCGCAGGCCCGGGCGGCTGATCGCCGAGGGGGCCGCGCTCCTGGTGGCCGCGGTGGTGGCCTTCCCGCTGTACTGGATGGCCCTGTCCGCGTTCAAACCGGCGGGGGAGGTGCAGTCCAGCCACCCCAGGCCCTGGACCCTCGCGCCCTCCCTCGACTCCTTCCGCCGGGTCTTCTCGCAACAGGACTTCGGGCGGTACTTCCTCAACAGCCTGATCGTGGCCGGGTCCGTGGTGCTGCTCTCGGCGCTGATCGCCTTCCTCGCGGCCACCGCGGTGACCCGCTTCCGCTTCCGGTTCCGCACCACGCTGCTGATCATGTTCCTGGTGGCGCAGATGGTGCCGGTCGAGGCGCTGACGATCCCGCTCTTCTTCCTCATGCGGGACCTGGGGCAGCTCAACACGCTGGGCTCGCTGATCCTGCCGCACCTCGCGTTCTCGCTGCCCTTCGCGATCTGGATGCTGCGGGGGTTCGTGAAGGGGGTGCCGGTCGCGCTCGAGGAGGCGGCGGCGCTCGACGGTGCGAGCCGCACGCGCTTCCTGTGGCAGATCCTGTTCCCGCTGGTCTTCCCCGGGCTCGTGGCGACCAGCGTCTTCTCCTTCATCTCCGCGTGGAACGACTTCCTCTTCGCGAGGTCGTTCATCATCAGCGACACCTCGCAGTCCACGTTGCCGATGGCGCTGCTTGTCTTCTTCAAGCCGGACGAGAACGACTGGGGCGGGATCATGGCGGCGTCCACGGTCATGACCGTGCCGGTGCTGGTGTTCTTCGTGCTGGTCCAGCGGAGGCTGGTGAGCGGGTTTGGGGGCGCCCTCAAATAA
- a CDS encoding carbohydrate ABC transporter permease, which translates to MSPATAERATAPAPPTGLAPGRARGRPVRRAGWTPWLYLAPALAVLGALLVYPIYQLGLISFLEYTQAQVSGGEPTSFQGFGNYAELFSDSQFWSVLLATLVFAAACVLSTLAVGCALAVLLTRVRALPRLTLMLAALGAWATPAITGSTVWLFLFDPDFGPVNRVLGLGDHSWTYGRYSAFLLVLLEVVWCSFPFVMVTVYAGIRAIPGEVLEAAALDGASQWRIWRSVMVPMLRPILTVVTIQSVIWDFKVFTQIYVMTNGGGIAGQNLVLNVYAYQKAFASSQYSLGSAIGVVMLLILLAATLVYLRLLRRQGEEL; encoded by the coding sequence TTGAGCCCGGCGACCGCCGAGCGCGCGACGGCCCCGGCGCCCCCGACCGGGCTCGCGCCGGGGCGCGCACGCGGCCGCCCGGTGCGCCGGGCCGGCTGGACCCCGTGGCTGTATCTGGCCCCCGCCCTCGCCGTCCTCGGCGCGCTCCTGGTCTACCCGATCTACCAACTCGGCCTGATCTCCTTCCTGGAGTACACCCAGGCCCAGGTCAGCGGCGGTGAGCCGACCAGCTTCCAGGGGTTCGGCAACTACGCCGAGCTGTTCTCGGACAGCCAGTTCTGGTCGGTGCTGCTCGCCACCCTCGTCTTCGCGGCGGCCTGCGTCCTGAGCACCCTCGCGGTCGGCTGCGCGCTGGCCGTCCTCCTCACGCGGGTACGCGCACTGCCCCGGCTCACCCTGATGCTGGCCGCGCTCGGCGCGTGGGCGACGCCCGCGATCACCGGCTCGACCGTGTGGCTGTTCCTCTTCGACCCCGACTTCGGCCCGGTCAACCGGGTCCTCGGCCTCGGCGACCACTCGTGGACGTACGGCCGCTACAGCGCGTTCCTGCTCGTCCTGCTCGAAGTGGTGTGGTGCTCCTTCCCGTTCGTGATGGTCACGGTGTACGCCGGGATCCGCGCCATCCCCGGCGAGGTCCTGGAGGCGGCCGCCCTCGACGGGGCCTCGCAGTGGCGGATCTGGCGGTCCGTCATGGTGCCGATGCTGCGCCCGATCCTCACCGTCGTCACGATCCAGTCCGTCATCTGGGACTTCAAGGTGTTCACCCAGATCTACGTCATGACCAACGGGGGCGGCATCGCCGGACAGAACCTGGTCCTCAACGTGTACGCGTACCAGAAGGCGTTCGCCTCGTCGCAGTACAGCCTCGGCTCGGCGATCGGCGTGGTGATGCTGCTGATCCTGCTCGCGGCGACGCTGGTGTATCTGCGGCTGCTGCGCCGCCAGGGGGAGGAACTGTGA